A stretch of Mucilaginibacter terrae DNA encodes these proteins:
- a CDS encoding class I SAM-dependent methyltransferase — translation MAAGYDNTTWFYESLSKVVFGQAQVKAQEYFLNQIKPQSNLLIIGGGTGQILESINRLHHSGLNIAYVEISPKMMALSRKRNIGQNKVEFITDDIARITFTHKFDVVITAFLFDNFSNDALASIFPQIDKWVKQGGIWLNTDFQLTGPLWQKLMLKSMYLFFKLMKAVKVTKLPNTRKVFEQYGYHQTNEKLYYGSFIAARVYTRSSRNLNC, via the coding sequence ATGGCTGCCGGATACGATAATACCACCTGGTTTTACGAAAGCTTATCAAAAGTGGTGTTTGGGCAGGCGCAGGTAAAGGCGCAGGAGTATTTTCTTAACCAAATTAAACCGCAATCAAATCTCCTAATTATTGGCGGCGGTACCGGCCAAATACTCGAAAGTATCAACCGGTTACATCATTCGGGATTGAATATAGCGTATGTTGAAATTTCGCCCAAAATGATGGCATTATCGCGCAAACGCAATATTGGGCAAAACAAGGTTGAATTTATTACTGATGATATAGCCCGTATAACTTTTACGCACAAGTTTGATGTGGTTATTACCGCGTTCCTGTTCGATAATTTTTCGAATGATGCTTTGGCTTCCATATTCCCTCAAATAGATAAATGGGTAAAGCAAGGTGGTATATGGCTCAATACCGATTTCCAGTTAACAGGCCCTTTATGGCAAAAGCTAATGCTTAAAAGTATGTATTTATTTTTTAAGCTGATGAAGGCTGTTAAAGTAACCAAGCTGCCCAACACCCGAAAAGTGTTTGAACAATACGGCTATCATCAAACTAACGAGAAGCTATATTACGGCAGTTTTATTGCAGCGCGGGTGTACACAAGAAGTAGCAGAAATTTAAATTGCTGA
- a CDS encoding response regulator transcription factor, protein MNTEIKIALVEDDENLRFLVAERLETEGYKVLEAANGIDAEQMILEGSPDIVLLDWMLPGKQGSEVCTTIREKGFDKLVIMMTAKAQDVDKIEAYNFGVSDYITKPFNMDVLVAMIDNKIKFSLNSEKSEVHRFADMEHHPNTHLLIKGGRKVELTILENRILLYFLKNKNKVINREELMMEVWGYNADVNTRTLDMHIVRLRKKIENNPDSPQYLQTVRGVGYKFAYEA, encoded by the coding sequence ATGAACACAGAAATTAAGATTGCACTGGTTGAGGATGATGAGAATTTACGCTTTTTAGTAGCCGAACGTCTCGAAACCGAGGGTTATAAAGTACTGGAAGCAGCCAACGGCATTGATGCCGAGCAAATGATTTTAGAAGGCAGCCCTGATATTGTACTGCTGGATTGGATGCTGCCCGGTAAGCAGGGCTCTGAAGTTTGCACCACTATACGCGAAAAAGGCTTTGATAAGCTGGTGATCATGATGACCGCCAAAGCGCAGGACGTAGACAAGATAGAAGCTTACAATTTTGGCGTTAGCGATTATATAACCAAGCCGTTTAACATGGACGTGCTGGTGGCCATGATTGATAATAAGATCAAATTCTCGTTAAACAGCGAAAAATCGGAAGTGCACCGCTTTGCCGATATGGAGCACCACCCCAACACCCACCTGTTGATTAAGGGTGGACGTAAGGTTGAGTTAACCATTTTAGAGAACCGCATTTTGCTATACTTCCTCAAAAACAAAAACAAGGTAATTAACCGCGAAGAACTGATGATGGAGGTATGGGGCTATAACGCCGATGTAAATACCCGTACGCTCGATATGCACATTGTTCGCCTGCGTAAAAAGATAGAAAACAACCCCGATTCGCCGCAATACCTGCAAACGGTACGAGGTGTGGGCTATAAGTTTGCTTACGAAGCATAG
- a CDS encoding vWA domain-containing protein — translation MRGFGFSKYTPHELPKGGFDELLKLFLELLNYSSGDAGEALQWMNELDKQYNITNDEYGMGDFIDDLKQKGYLSEDNEKGEFNITAKTEQSIRQSALEEIFGKLKKSGKGNHRSPQSGQGDEKNSERREFEFGDSLDQIDMTQSIHNAQVNHGIGDFMMTERDLEVEEMDYKTLTSTVLMIDISHSMILYGEDRITPAKKVAMALSELIRTKYPKDTLDIVVFGNDAWPITIKDLPYLQVGPYHTNTYAGLELATDLLRRRKTHNKQIFMITDGKPTCLKEGTKYYKNSIGLDRKVVNKTLNMAAQCKRLKIPITTFMIARDPYLQQFVRKFTETNGGRAFYSSLNGLGEYIFEDYIKNRRKTVR, via the coding sequence ATGCGTGGCTTCGGCTTCTCAAAATATACACCCCACGAATTACCCAAAGGCGGGTTTGACGAACTTCTGAAACTCTTCCTGGAATTGCTTAACTATTCATCGGGCGATGCCGGTGAGGCTTTGCAGTGGATGAACGAGCTTGACAAGCAATATAACATCACCAATGACGAATATGGCATGGGCGATTTTATTGACGACCTTAAACAAAAAGGTTACCTGAGCGAAGACAACGAAAAAGGCGAGTTTAACATTACGGCCAAAACCGAGCAAAGCATCAGGCAATCGGCGTTGGAAGAGATTTTTGGCAAGCTCAAAAAATCGGGTAAGGGTAATCACCGTTCACCACAATCGGGCCAGGGCGATGAGAAAAACTCTGAGCGCCGTGAGTTTGAGTTTGGCGATAGTTTAGACCAGATAGACATGACCCAATCTATCCACAATGCCCAGGTAAACCACGGCATCGGCGATTTTATGATGACCGAGCGCGATCTCGAAGTAGAGGAAATGGACTACAAAACCCTCACTTCTACGGTGCTCATGATCGATATTTCGCACTCCATGATTTTGTACGGCGAAGACCGCATTACCCCGGCTAAAAAAGTAGCCATGGCACTATCGGAGCTTATTCGTACCAAGTACCCTAAAGATACACTTGACATTGTAGTGTTTGGCAACGATGCCTGGCCTATTACCATTAAAGATTTGCCTTATTTGCAGGTTGGCCCGTATCATACCAATACTTATGCAGGGCTTGAACTGGCTACCGATCTGCTTCGCCGCCGTAAAACGCACAACAAGCAAATTTTCATGATTACCGATGGTAAACCAACCTGTTTAAAAGAGGGTACCAAGTATTATAAAAACAGCATAGGTCTTGACCGCAAGGTGGTAAACAAAACCCTGAATATGGCCGCACAATGTAAACGTTTAAAAATACCCATTACCACGTTTATGATTGCCCGCGACCCCTACCTGCAACAGTTTGTACGCAAGTTTACCGAAACCAACGGCGGCCGTGCGTTCTACAGCTCGTTGAATGGTTTGGGCGAATACATATTTGAGGATTACATTAAGAACAGAAGGAAAACGGTGAGATAA
- a CDS encoding FeoB-associated Cys-rich membrane protein, with product MSFQTIIIILLFAAAIIYVGRMLYRSLYVKKGCGSNCKCGVDFSDIDTPKPRT from the coding sequence ATGAGTTTTCAAACCATAATTATCATACTGCTGTTTGCTGCCGCTATAATTTATGTGGGCCGCATGCTATACCGTAGCTTGTATGTTAAAAAAGGCTGCGGCTCAAACTGTAAGTGCGGGGTCGATTTCTCTGATATCGACACACCCAAGCCCCGCACTTAA
- a CDS encoding sigma 54-interacting transcriptional regulator: MNIKNITTLGQLKQTGYKSRSVKEELRENLIKQLQKKHEGGFEGIIGFEDTVIPDLQTAILSRHNILLLGLRGQAKTRIARLMVNLLDEYMPYITGSELFDDPLAPISWYGHSQVESLGDETPISWVHRSERYTEKLATPDVTVADLIGDVDPIKAATLKLTYSDERVIHFGLIPRAHRGIFVINELPDLQARIQVSLFNILQEKDIQIRGFKLRLPLDLQFVFTANPEDYTNRGSIVTPLKDRIESQILTHYPRSVEISRKITQQEALLTDEQRNAVEADGLVKDLVEQIAFEARNSEYIDKKSGVSARLTISAYENLISNAERRMIINGEKNTFVRICDFLGVIPAITGKIELVYEGELEGPAKVANILIGKAIKTLLLQFFPDPEKAKKSKKANPYNEVIGWFASGNNLSLNDDLPLAEYKKALNSVTGLKDVIKQFHPRLSENQQLLLMEFVLHGLAEFSQLSKGFLDNGFAFSDMFDSLFNLQPDDEDELDDDRY; the protein is encoded by the coding sequence ATGAACATTAAGAATATAACAACCCTTGGTCAGTTAAAGCAAACCGGTTACAAAAGCAGGTCGGTTAAAGAAGAATTAAGAGAGAACCTGATAAAACAACTGCAAAAAAAGCACGAAGGCGGCTTTGAGGGTATTATTGGCTTTGAGGATACTGTAATACCCGATTTGCAAACAGCAATACTATCACGCCATAACATATTGCTGCTGGGCTTACGAGGACAGGCAAAAACCCGTATTGCACGACTCATGGTTAACCTGCTGGACGAATACATGCCGTACATTACCGGCTCGGAACTGTTTGACGATCCGCTGGCACCTATATCATGGTATGGCCATAGCCAGGTTGAAAGCCTGGGCGATGAAACCCCCATATCGTGGGTACACCGCTCTGAGCGTTACACCGAAAAACTGGCTACACCCGATGTTACCGTGGCCGATTTAATTGGCGACGTTGACCCGATTAAAGCGGCAACCTTAAAACTAACTTATAGCGACGAACGCGTAATTCACTTCGGGTTGATCCCTCGTGCACACCGCGGCATATTTGTAATAAACGAGTTGCCCGATTTGCAGGCCCGTATACAGGTATCACTATTCAATATTTTGCAGGAAAAAGACATTCAAATCCGTGGCTTTAAGCTGCGTTTGCCTTTAGATCTGCAATTTGTGTTTACCGCCAACCCTGAGGATTATACCAACCGTGGTTCGATAGTTACGCCGTTGAAAGACCGTATTGAAAGCCAGATATTAACGCACTACCCACGCTCGGTTGAAATATCGCGTAAAATAACGCAGCAGGAAGCTTTACTAACCGATGAGCAGCGCAACGCAGTAGAAGCTGATGGTTTAGTAAAAGACCTGGTTGAGCAAATTGCTTTCGAGGCACGTAATTCGGAGTATATCGATAAAAAATCGGGGGTTTCGGCACGTTTAACTATATCGGCTTACGAAAACTTAATTAGCAATGCCGAACGCCGGATGATCATCAATGGCGAGAAAAACACCTTTGTACGCATATGCGACTTTTTAGGTGTAATTCCGGCTATTACCGGTAAAATTGAACTGGTTTACGAAGGTGAGCTGGAAGGCCCGGCCAAAGTGGCTAACATATTAATTGGCAAGGCCATCAAAACGCTATTGCTGCAATTCTTCCCCGACCCGGAAAAGGCCAAGAAAAGCAAAAAGGCTAACCCTTACAATGAGGTAATTGGCTGGTTTGCAAGTGGCAACAATTTATCTTTAAATGATGATTTACCTTTAGCTGAATATAAAAAAGCACTGAACTCGGTAACTGGTTTAAAGGATGTAATCAAACAGTTTCATCCACGTTTGAGCGAAAACCAGCAATTGCTGTTGATGGAGTTTGTACTGCATGGCCTGGCCGAGTTTTCGCAACTAAGCAAAGGTTTCCTTGACAACGGCTTTGCGTTTTCGGACATGTTCGACAGCCTGTTTAACTTGCAGCCCGATGATGAGGATGAGTTAGACGACGATAGGTATTAA
- a CDS encoding glycosyltransferase has protein sequence MAHKQIFQADNPKRWNNFKWLSRFIIIVLLSGVVAAAITVTSKQYPSLPNLVPTQKKLTTAELSKLKKSAEYRDFKVEKQRIEETRRALKRHQLKYPNNASRLNVGFYLAWEPQAYFSLAENISRLDMIVSEGFAMTPGKDTITVKLDTGLTNLNKRYKKPIIVRLTNYINKTNNTGGFDSKDVMRIVGNKKLRTAFINNIADKLTQYKLRGLDLNFDDIKNRKSADYLAFQRELYATLHEQGFLVTQSFWPEDDGYDLQFLQKNNDYLFAMAIDQHNESSNAGDVSHQHWVEEQLDAVCQKIPSNKIILTFAAGGYDWPENQYGRSIGYQQAVSTAAENKSQVIYDPESANLMYTYKGTDTLNHTVYFADAATNFNIIRMADDWATGGVALWRLGSEDPRLWSFFAKNLSTDSLRKTGIDLKKFSTVGLNQRIDYTGDGEVLDLITTPKPGQIDVDFDPKTFTITNQKYVKLPTKYVIRRYGYAPGKIVLTFDDGPDPNYTPRILDILKKENVPASFFVVGSMVEKNMPLLKRIYDEGYEIGNHTFFHPDISQISVQRVSFELNATRKLIESITGHSTVLFRAPFNADAEPQTIAEIIPVAKSKEENYINIGEFIDPHDWEPGVTADSIVARTIQQANNGSMLLLHDAGGDTREETIKALPRIIEYFKTHTYDGVHKYEFTTIADVLHKKKDDLMPPVKDDADTGVTGRLYDMFNVGLFYTNWVLLYLFLSAIFLAVGRIILIGILAMRQFAVNKKNPDHNVDVSALAPVSIIVPAYNEEVTAIKTIQSLLLLEYPEMEILFIDDGSKDKTFEIVNTAYQNHPSVRVLTKPNGGKASALNFGIQQAKYDFVVCIDADTLLKNDAIMHMMAYFTDAEIGAVAGTVKVGNETNMITRWQSIEYITAQNMDRRAFDLLNSITVVPGAIGAFRKEAVAKAGGFTTDTLAEDCDLTMRILKQGYIIRNAGEAIAYTEAPETIEMLLKQRFRWSFGVMQSFWKNREVLFNSKYKYFGMVGMPNILIFQIILPLFSPLADLMMIAGFFSDHPEKIFFFYLAFIVIDLLVAVIAFKMEKEDYRKLIYIIPQRFVWRQLMYYILFKSLRRALKGQHSGWGNLKRTGNVKVEQPKTD, from the coding sequence ATGGCTCATAAACAGATTTTTCAGGCTGATAACCCTAAACGTTGGAATAATTTTAAATGGCTTAGCCGCTTTATTATAATCGTTCTTTTAAGTGGTGTGGTGGCTGCTGCTATTACGGTTACCTCTAAGCAGTACCCCAGCTTACCCAATCTTGTACCCACGCAAAAAAAACTAACCACCGCTGAGCTGAGCAAATTAAAAAAATCGGCTGAGTACCGCGATTTTAAGGTTGAAAAACAACGCATTGAAGAAACCCGTCGCGCACTCAAACGCCATCAGCTTAAATATCCTAATAACGCCAGCCGCTTAAACGTTGGCTTTTACCTGGCTTGGGAGCCTCAGGCTTATTTTTCGCTTGCCGAGAATATATCAAGGCTGGATATGATCGTGAGCGAAGGTTTTGCCATGACTCCCGGTAAAGACACCATAACTGTAAAGCTTGATACCGGCTTAACCAACCTGAACAAGCGTTACAAAAAACCGATTATTGTAAGGCTCACCAATTACATTAATAAAACTAATAATACCGGAGGTTTCGATTCAAAAGATGTAATGCGCATTGTTGGCAATAAGAAGCTGCGTACCGCTTTTATAAACAATATTGCCGATAAGCTTACGCAATATAAGCTTCGCGGTCTTGATCTGAATTTTGACGACATCAAGAACCGAAAATCGGCCGACTACCTGGCTTTCCAAAGAGAGTTATATGCCACCCTGCATGAGCAAGGCTTTTTAGTAACCCAAAGCTTTTGGCCTGAGGATGATGGGTACGACCTCCAGTTTTTGCAAAAGAATAACGACTACCTGTTTGCCATGGCCATAGACCAGCATAACGAGAGCAGTAATGCAGGCGATGTATCGCACCAGCATTGGGTAGAAGAGCAGCTTGATGCCGTTTGCCAGAAAATACCGAGCAATAAGATCATCCTTACGTTTGCGGCCGGTGGTTACGATTGGCCCGAAAACCAATACGGACGTTCCATTGGCTACCAGCAGGCAGTGAGTACCGCTGCCGAAAACAAAAGCCAGGTAATTTACGACCCCGAATCGGCTAATTTGATGTATACCTACAAGGGTACTGATACGCTGAACCACACGGTTTACTTTGCCGATGCTGCTACCAATTTCAATATCATTCGCATGGCCGATGATTGGGCTACGGGTGGCGTGGCCTTGTGGCGCTTAGGCTCAGAAGACCCGCGCTTGTGGTCGTTTTTTGCCAAAAATCTCTCAACCGATTCGTTGCGTAAAACCGGTATCGACCTAAAGAAATTTTCGACAGTGGGTTTAAATCAGCGTATTGATTACACGGGCGACGGCGAGGTACTCGATTTGATCACCACTCCAAAACCCGGGCAAATTGATGTAGATTTTGACCCTAAAACATTTACCATAACCAACCAAAAGTATGTTAAGCTGCCTACCAAATATGTTATAAGGCGTTACGGTTATGCACCGGGCAAAATAGTTTTAACGTTTGATGACGGTCCCGACCCAAATTATACTCCGCGCATACTCGATATTCTGAAAAAAGAAAATGTTCCGGCCTCGTTTTTTGTGGTAGGATCAATGGTTGAAAAAAACATGCCGCTGCTTAAGCGCATTTATGATGAGGGCTATGAAATTGGTAACCACACCTTCTTCCACCCCGATATTTCGCAAATAAGCGTGCAGCGGGTAAGTTTTGAGCTGAATGCCACCCGTAAGCTTATCGAATCAATTACCGGGCATAGTACGGTGCTTTTTCGTGCGCCTTTTAACGCCGATGCCGAGCCGCAAACCATAGCCGAAATTATACCGGTGGCCAAGAGCAAGGAAGAGAACTATATTAATATTGGCGAATTTATTGACCCGCACGACTGGGAGCCCGGCGTTACGGCCGATAGTATTGTGGCACGCACCATACAACAGGCAAATAATGGCTCCATGTTATTATTACACGATGCCGGCGGCGATACCCGCGAAGAAACCATCAAAGCACTTCCGCGCATTATTGAGTACTTTAAAACCCATACTTACGATGGCGTGCATAAGTACGAGTTTACTACCATTGCCGATGTTCTTCATAAAAAGAAGGACGATTTGATGCCACCTGTAAAAGATGATGCAGATACAGGTGTTACCGGTAGGCTTTACGACATGTTTAACGTTGGCCTGTTTTACACCAACTGGGTATTGCTATACCTGTTTTTATCGGCTATATTTTTGGCGGTTGGCCGTATTATATTGATAGGTATACTGGCCATGCGCCAGTTTGCAGTCAACAAAAAGAACCCCGACCATAATGTTGATGTAAGCGCACTTGCGCCGGTAAGTATAATTGTACCTGCATATAACGAAGAGGTAACTGCCATAAAAACCATCCAAAGCCTGCTCCTGCTCGAATATCCGGAGATGGAGATCTTATTTATTGATGATGGCTCTAAAGATAAAACGTTTGAGATAGTTAACACAGCCTATCAAAATCACCCGTCGGTTAGGGTGCTTACCAAGCCAAACGGTGGCAAAGCATCAGCCTTAAACTTTGGTATTCAACAGGCTAAATATGACTTTGTGGTTTGCATTGATGCCGATACCTTATTAAAAAATGACGCCATTATGCACATGATGGCTTACTTTACCGATGCCGAAATTGGTGCCGTAGCAGGTACCGTTAAAGTAGGTAACGAAACCAACATGATTACCCGTTGGCAATCCATCGAGTACATTACCGCGCAAAACATGGATCGCCGGGCATTTGATCTGCTCAACAGCATTACCGTAGTTCCGGGTGCTATTGGTGCGTTTAGGAAAGAGGCCGTGGCAAAAGCGGGTGGATTTACGACTGATACCCTGGCCGAAGATTGTGACTTAACCATGCGCATACTGAAACAAGGCTACATTATTCGCAACGCGGGCGAAGCCATTGCCTATACCGAAGCTCCAGAAACTATTGAGATGTTGTTGAAACAGCGCTTTAGGTGGAGTTTTGGGGTAATGCAGAGCTTTTGGAAGAACCGCGAAGTATTATTTAACAGCAAGTACAAATATTTTGGTATGGTGGGTATGCCTAATATCCTCATCTTCCAGATTATACTGCCGTTGTTTTCGCCCCTGGCCGATTTAATGATGATCGCCGGTTTCTTTAGTGATCACCCTGAAAAGATATTCTTCTTTTACCTCGCATTCATCGTTATTGATCTACTGGTAGCGGTTATTGCTTTCAAGATGGAAAAAGAAGACTATCGCAAGCTGATATATATTATTCCGCAACGTTTTGTGTGGAGGCAGTTGATGTATTATATCCTGTTTAAGTCGTTACGCAGAGCATTAAAAGGCCAGCACAGCGGTTGGGGTAATTTAAAACGTACGGGTAATGTTAAGGTGGAACAGCCAAAGACGGATTAA
- a CDS encoding metallophosphoesterase encodes MEGQAPVIFLICIGLVLVDFYITNTLRKGLKKWCFLQSKFFLRVYWAVSIFLISGLIASIYIKFSVGFKGAVLMLFFLLLSCKVCMLPLFLIDDLRRLFLKFTRGDKQPEPAPKPVRQPEVEPESAKPTDITRSQFLLKAGLLAGSLPLAGLTYGIINGVYDYRVRRSTIYLPNLPKKFDGIKLGQISDIHSGSFYNKKAVLGGVEMLMGEKADFIFFTGDLVNTLSNEMREYQDIFAKVKAPLGVYSVLGNHDYGDYAWWPDAASKQKNLNDLMVTHKNMGWDLLMNENRRLKIDGEEIGILGVENWGALSRFPKYGKLDEAVKNTDDLPIKLLLSHDPSHWRAQIIPQYPQIDMTFSGHTHGMQFGVRTEHFQWSPIQFVYKEWGGLYREGQQQIYVNVGYGFLGYPGRVGILPEISIFELRSGKDPKLG; translated from the coding sequence ATGGAGGGACAAGCCCCTGTAATTTTCCTGATCTGTATTGGCCTTGTCCTGGTCGATTTTTATATTACCAATACCCTACGCAAAGGCCTCAAAAAATGGTGTTTTTTGCAAAGCAAGTTCTTTTTGCGTGTTTACTGGGCGGTTTCTATTTTTTTAATATCGGGCCTAATTGCAAGCATCTATATTAAATTTAGTGTTGGGTTTAAGGGTGCGGTACTCATGCTGTTCTTTTTGCTGTTAAGCTGTAAGGTATGCATGCTACCGCTATTTTTGATTGATGACCTACGTCGGCTTTTTTTGAAATTTACACGCGGAGATAAGCAACCTGAACCGGCACCCAAACCCGTAAGACAACCCGAAGTTGAGCCGGAAAGTGCTAAGCCAACTGACATTACCCGTTCGCAATTTTTATTGAAAGCCGGTTTACTCGCCGGCTCGCTGCCACTGGCCGGCTTAACTTACGGCATCATTAACGGTGTATACGATTACCGTGTTAGGCGCAGCACTATTTACCTGCCCAACCTGCCAAAAAAATTCGACGGCATTAAACTGGGGCAGATTTCCGACATACATTCGGGTAGCTTTTATAACAAAAAAGCTGTGTTAGGTGGTGTAGAAATGCTGATGGGCGAAAAGGCTGATTTCATTTTCTTTACCGGCGATTTGGTAAATACCTTGAGTAATGAAATGCGCGAATACCAGGATATTTTTGCCAAAGTAAAAGCACCGCTGGGTGTATACTCGGTATTGGGTAACCATGATTATGGCGATTACGCCTGGTGGCCCGATGCGGCATCCAAACAAAAAAACCTCAACGATTTAATGGTTACCCACAAAAACATGGGTTGGGACTTATTAATGAATGAGAACCGCCGTTTAAAGATAGATGGCGAAGAAATAGGCATTTTGGGCGTTGAAAACTGGGGGGCACTAAGCCGTTTTCCTAAGTATGGCAAACTGGACGAGGCCGTAAAGAACACCGACGACCTGCCGATTAAGCTGCTCCTCTCGCACGATCCATCGCACTGGCGCGCACAAATTATACCGCAATACCCGCAAATCGACATGACCTTTTCGGGGCATACCCACGGCATGCAGTTTGGTGTACGTACCGAACATTTTCAGTGGAGCCCTATCCAGTTCGTATACAAAGAATGGGGCGGCCTGTACCGCGAAGGACAGCAGCAAATTTATGTGAACGTAGGCTATGGCTTTTTAGGCTACCCCGGCCGGGTAGGTATTTTGCCGGAGATTAGCATATTTGAATTGCGCTCGGGGAAAGATCCTAAGTTGGGATAG
- the typA gene encoding translational GTPase TypA has protein sequence MQNQIRNIAIIAHVDHGKTTLVDKILHSCAIFRDNQETGELILDNNDLERERGITIVSKNVSVQYKGIKINIIDTPGHADFGGEVERVLKMADGVLLLCDAFEGAMPQTRFVTQKALALGLKPIVVVNKVDKENCRPEEVYEQIFELFFNLDATEEQLNFPVIYGSSKQGWMSTDYKVKTEDIFPLMDAILENIPPAPISEGTLQMQITSLDYSSFVGRIAVGRVARGTIKENQPVSLVKRDGTIQKSRIKELYTFEGLGKVKVQEVKSGDICAVVGIDGFDIGDTIADFEKPEQLEVIHIDEPTMNMLFTINTSPFFGKEGKFVTSRHLRDRLYKEMEKNLALKVVETESPDSYLVYGRGILHLSVLIETMRREGYELQVGQPQVIVKEIDGVKCEPIEVLTVDVPGDVAGKVIELVTQRKGDLLVMEPKGDLQHLEFDIPARGIIGLRNNVLTATGGEAIMAHRFKAYEPWKGVIPGRANGVLVSMDTGKTTAFAIDKLQDRGRFHIDPGTDIYEGQILGEHIRDNDLVINLTKGKQLTNMRASGSDTNVRIAPAIKFSLEESMEYIQADEYIEVTPQSIRMRKIYLSENERKINAKKFVNQ, from the coding sequence ATGCAAAATCAAATTCGTAATATTGCTATTATAGCACACGTTGACCACGGTAAAACCACTTTGGTTGATAAAATCCTTCACAGCTGCGCAATTTTCCGCGACAATCAGGAAACCGGCGAGCTTATACTCGACAACAATGACCTGGAGCGCGAACGTGGTATTACCATCGTTTCTAAAAACGTTTCGGTTCAGTATAAAGGCATCAAAATTAACATTATTGATACCCCTGGTCACGCCGATTTTGGTGGTGAGGTTGAGCGTGTATTAAAAATGGCCGATGGCGTTTTGTTATTGTGTGACGCCTTTGAAGGTGCCATGCCTCAAACCCGTTTTGTAACTCAAAAGGCTTTGGCTTTAGGCTTAAAACCAATTGTGGTTGTAAACAAGGTTGATAAAGAAAACTGTCGTCCTGAAGAAGTTTACGAACAAATTTTCGAATTGTTCTTTAACCTTGATGCTACCGAAGAGCAACTGAATTTCCCGGTTATCTACGGTTCATCAAAGCAAGGTTGGATGAGCACCGACTATAAAGTTAAAACCGAAGATATCTTCCCGTTAATGGACGCTATCTTAGAAAATATTCCTCCTGCGCCAATTAGCGAAGGTACTTTGCAAATGCAGATCACTTCGTTAGATTACTCATCTTTCGTTGGTCGTATTGCAGTTGGCCGTGTTGCCCGTGGTACCATTAAAGAAAACCAGCCGGTATCTTTAGTAAAACGCGATGGCACTATCCAAAAATCACGTATTAAAGAGCTTTATACTTTCGAAGGTTTGGGTAAAGTTAAAGTTCAGGAAGTAAAATCGGGTGATATTTGCGCTGTTGTAGGTATTGATGGTTTTGATATTGGTGATACCATTGCCGATTTTGAAAAACCGGAACAACTGGAAGTAATTCACATCGACGAGCCTACCATGAACATGTTGTTCACCATTAACACTTCACCGTTTTTTGGTAAAGAAGGCAAGTTTGTAACATCACGCCACCTGCGCGATCGTTTGTACAAAGAGATGGAGAAAAACCTGGCCTTAAAGGTTGTTGAAACAGAATCGCCTGACTCTTACTTAGTATACGGTCGTGGTATTCTTCACTTATCGGTATTGATTGAAACTATGCGTCGTGAAGGTTACGAGTTGCAGGTTGGTCAGCCACAGGTAATTGTTAAAGAAATTGACGGCGTTAAATGTGAGCCTATTGAGGTTTTAACTGTTGACGTACCTGGTGATGTTGCCGGTAAAGTAATTGAACTGGTAACTCAACGTAAAGGTGATTTATTGGTAATGGAGCCTAAAGGCGATTTACAGCACCTGGAGTTTGATATTCCTGCACGTGGTATTATTGGTTTACGTAACAACGTATTAACTGCAACCGGTGGCGAGGCTATTATGGCTCACCGCTTTAAAGCATACGAGCCTTGGAAAGGTGTTATTCCTGGTCGTGCAAACGGTGTATTGGTATCAATGGATACCGGTAAAACTACTGCATTCGCTATTGATAAATTACAAGATCGTGGCCGTTTCCACATCGATCCGGGAACCGATATTTACGAAGGTCAGATTTTGGGTGAGCACATCCGCGATAACGATTTGGTTATTAACTTAACTAAAGGTAAGCAGTTAACTAACATGCGTGCATCAGGTAGCGATACCAACGTGCGTATAGCACCTGCTATCAAATTCTCATTGGAAGAATCGATGGAGTACATACAGGCCGACGAGTACATTGAGGTAACTCCACAAAGTATCCGTATGCGTAAAATTTACCTGAGTGAAAACGAACGTAAAATCAACGCTAAAAAGTTTGTAAATCAATAA